One window from the genome of bacterium encodes:
- a CDS encoding DUF1565 domain-containing protein, whose translation MKSTIQRAGIALMAGLLILLGCSDPVSNPRELPSPFRDGDTLRSPTADMTITRNNGTPWVITEDFVIPEGVTVTVEPGAEIMVAGLNWIDVQGKMIANGNAQSPIIFTTAHTEPDLGQWRGVKLHNPDEASEFRFCLFTYGAYFDIDTLTDRGRDAQLYRGMLAIRASSPIIEHCIVTNNQNNGIYISEESSRPRIRYNILTKNDASAVRANETVPEAALTELDIRYNCVAENSAPGFILTNDNPDTATGTRRVFGDLTTVNANLDSCDSRFNIDLPPLFLDPAIRLQTRFANFGLQSCSPCVNGGPLDTDFDPDGTPADMGAMPYAQAAFELRGRLEDDLVAATYRMSCNVVVPPGVTVVVPAGARIESTGKFNLEVYGRLLVQGTAGNPVEMCPCQSVAQDIVGGLVFLERGDAPSVIQHMVIRDYDEVVVYKPGVRFENVEFRHGFLGGIQVETGTTDPADAVEIQSCTFVNVGTQAIEVLASSAKVRNVHINGSRGRGFTLQSVRQGVEITNTVVQACSTTGISMTDFCSPLIVNNTITDCGYYGVQMVNNCNPTLFNNIIVNSGRFGLYAQFSSHPVLNYNDIWNNGLRDTNPVNYSPSTLDIGQGISANPQFSGADFRLQAGSPCVNAGHPDAAYNDLDGSRNDIGAWGGPGGSGIGRGLTAGGLAARF comes from the coding sequence ATGAAATCAACCATACAACGTGCCGGCATCGCCCTGATGGCAGGGTTGCTGATACTTCTGGGTTGCTCGGATCCTGTTTCGAATCCGCGTGAGTTGCCCAGTCCATTTCGCGACGGCGATACGCTTCGCTCACCGACTGCAGACATGACCATCACCCGGAATAACGGAACACCGTGGGTCATCACTGAGGACTTTGTGATCCCGGAAGGAGTCACGGTCACGGTGGAGCCGGGCGCCGAGATCATGGTGGCGGGTTTGAACTGGATCGACGTTCAAGGCAAGATGATCGCCAACGGGAACGCGCAGAGTCCGATCATTTTCACGACGGCACACACGGAGCCGGATCTGGGTCAGTGGCGCGGGGTGAAGCTGCACAATCCCGACGAAGCCTCGGAGTTCAGGTTCTGTCTGTTCACGTACGGTGCCTATTTTGACATAGACACGTTGACGGATCGCGGACGCGACGCGCAATTGTACCGCGGGATGCTGGCGATACGCGCGAGCAGTCCGATCATTGAGCACTGTATTGTCACGAACAATCAGAACAACGGCATTTACATTTCGGAAGAGTCGAGCCGTCCGCGCATTCGTTACAATATTTTGACGAAGAATGACGCATCGGCAGTGCGCGCGAATGAGACTGTGCCTGAGGCTGCGCTGACGGAATTGGATATCCGGTATAACTGCGTGGCCGAGAACAGCGCTCCCGGGTTCATTTTGACGAATGACAATCCGGACACGGCGACGGGCACGCGGCGTGTGTTTGGCGACTTGACGACAGTGAACGCGAATCTGGATTCGTGTGACTCGCGGTTCAATATTGATTTGCCGCCGTTGTTTTTAGATCCGGCAATCAGGCTGCAGACACGATTTGCGAATTTTGGATTGCAGTCGTGCTCGCCGTGTGTCAATGGCGGACCTCTGGATACGGACTTTGATCCGGACGGGACTCCCGCAGACATGGGCGCGATGCCTTATGCACAAGCCGCGTTTGAGCTTCGCGGAAGGTTGGAAGATGATCTGGTGGCGGCGACGTATCGCATGTCGTGCAACGTGGTCGTTCCGCCGGGTGTGACAGTCGTGGTGCCGGCGGGCGCGCGCATCGAGTCGACGGGCAAGTTCAATCTTGAAGTTTACGGGCGACTGCTGGTTCAAGGGACGGCCGGGAATCCGGTGGAAATGTGTCCGTGTCAGTCTGTAGCGCAGGACATCGTCGGCGGTCTGGTATTTCTGGAACGCGGCGACGCGCCGTCGGTGATTCAACACATGGTTATCCGCGATTACGATGAAGTGGTTGTCTACAAACCCGGCGTGCGTTTTGAGAATGTGGAGTTTCGACACGGGTTCTTAGGCGGCATTCAAGTGGAAACGGGAACCACGGATCCTGCAGATGCAGTCGAGATCCAGTCCTGCACGTTTGTCAATGTCGGCACGCAGGCGATTGAAGTTCTGGCCTCATCGGCCAAAGTGCGTAACGTGCACATCAACGGCTCACGCGGACGCGGGTTTACGCTGCAGAGTGTCAGACAAGGCGTGGAGATCACGAATACGGTGGTGCAAGCGTGTTCCACGACGGGTATTTCGATGACGGATTTCTGCAGTCCGCTGATCGTGAACAACACGATAACCGATTGCGGATACTACGGCGTTCAGATGGTGAACAACTGCAATCCGACGTTGTTCAACAACATCATCGTGAACAGCGGCCGCTTCGGTTTGTACGCGCAGTTTTCGTCGCATCCAGTGCTGAACTACAATGATATCTGGAACAACGGTCTGCGCGACACGAATCCGGTGAACTACAGTCCGTCGACGTTGGATATAGGTCAGGGAATCAGCGCCAATCCGCAGTTTTCCGGTGCGGACTTCCGGCTGCAGGCGGGTTCACCGTGCGTGAATGCCGGTCATCCGGACGCGGCCTACAACGACCTTGACGGATCGCGGAACGACATCGGGGCATGGGGCGGCCCGGGCGGTTCCGGCATCGGGAGAGGGCTCACTGCAGGCGGACTCGCGGCGCGCTTTTGA